The following coding sequences lie in one Spinacia oleracea cultivar Varoflay chromosome 1, BTI_SOV_V1, whole genome shotgun sequence genomic window:
- the LOC130464686 gene encoding uncharacterized protein, with amino-acid sequence MENRTPVKSVVIDQGPRLSMAHKNSLDCTFQDADIKKMLESIPVTKAPRLYGFNSQFFKSAWPIIKADFYQDIKYFFVTEKLLKEINVTPISLVPKLPVPASVGDFRPIACCSVLYKCIFKLLCAKLKLVLPDIVSPNQGAFVSKRSILHNVLLC; translated from the coding sequence ATGGAGAATAGAACACCAGTGAAGTCTGTTGTGATTGACCAGGGGCCTAGACTCTCTATGGCACACAAGAACTCACTGGATTGCACTTTTCAAGATGCAGATATCAAGAAAATGCTAGAATCTATCCCTGTAACCAAAGCTCCTAGGTTATATGGGTTTAACAGTCAGTTCTTCAAGTCAGCTTGGCCCATCATAAAAGCTGATTTCTATCAGgatataaaatatttctttgtaACTGAGAAACTGCTGAAAGAAATAAATGTCACCCCAATCTCCCTTGTTCCTAAACTTCCTGTACCTGCTTCAGTAGGTGACTTTAGGCCTATTGCATGCTGTTCTGTGCTGTATAAATGCATCTTCAAACTTCTATGTGCAAAGCTTAAACTAGTTCTCCCTGATATTGTTTCTCCCAACCAAGGAGCTTTTGTTTCTAAAAGGTCCATCCTACATAATGTTCTGCTATGCTAG